The genomic interval CGCCCGCGCGGCCGACGCGCTCGCCGACGGGAACGTCGTGCTCGACGCCACCTTCCGAACCCGGGGGTTCCGGGAGGGCGCCCGCGCGACGGCCGACCGGGCCGGCGCCGACTTCCGGCTCGTCTCCGTCGAGTGCGACGACGCCGTGGCCCGCGAGCGCATCCGCTCGCGCACCGACGACGAGTCGGACGCCGACATCCGCGTGTACGAACTGTTCCGCGACGAGTACGAGCCCGTCGAGCGGGCCGACCTCGTGGTGGACAACTCCGGGGCGCTCCCGGAGACGTTCGCCCAGCTCGACGGCCTGTAGGGACAGCCACAAGAGCCGTCCCCCCGTAACCCGAGCGTGTCACGACGCGAGCGCGAGGAGGCGGTCGAGCCGAACACCCGGACGACCCTCCGCCGGTTCGTCGCGGTCGTCCGCGCGTTCCTCCCGCTCGCCGTCGCCTACGCCCGCGACCGCCGGCGCTTCCTCCTGTTCGGCGGTCGCCGCGAGGTCGACGTCGAGGACCGCCGCCGCCGCGCCGCGTACCTCCTCTCGGTCCTGCTCGACCTCGGGCCGACGTTCATCAAGGTCGGACAGATACTCTCGACGCGGCCCGACGTGCTCCCCCCGGCCTACATCGAGGAGCTGTCGTCGCTCCAGGACGAGGTGCCGGCCGCCGACTGGTCGCTCATCGAGCCGGTCGTCGAGGCCGAACTCGGCCCCGTGGACGAGTACTTCGACGACTTCGACCGCACGCCCATCAGCGGCGCGTCGCTCGGGCAGGTGTACATCGCCCGCCACGACGGCGAGAAGGTCGCCGTGAAGGTGCTCCGGCCGAACATCCGCGAGCGCGTCGAGGCCGACCTCGTCGTCGTGGAGACGCTGCTCCCGCTCGTGTTGCGGTTCGCCCCGCCGGGACAGGCGTTCACGATGGAGAACCTCGCCGACGAGTTCGCGACGACCATCCGCGGCGAGATGAACTACGCCGACGAGGCCGCGCGCCTGAACGAGGTGCGCGACAACTTCGCCGACGAGCCCCGGGTCGTGGTGCCGCCCGTCGTCGCGGAGCGGTCCACCGAACGCGTCCTCACGATGGAGTACGTCGAGGGGACGAAGATAACCGACGTGGACGCGCTCGAATCGGCGGGCATCGACCCCTCGGAGCTGGTCGAGCGGCTCGCGGAGGCGTACTTCCGGATGATCGTCGAGGACGGGGTATTCCACGCCGACCCGCACCCCGGGAACCTCTCGGTGCTCGACGACGGGAGCATCGTGTTCTACGACTTCGGCGTCGTCGGGCGGCTCTCCGAGCAGCGGCGCGACCAGATACTCGACTTCTACGTCGGGCTGGCGCGCGACGACATCGACCGCGTCATCGACGCGTTCGTCGAGATGGGCGCGCTCGACCCCGACGCCGACCGCGACCTCATCCGCGAGGTGTTCGGGCTCGTCATCGAACAGCTCCGGGGACAGACGTTCGACAACGACGAGATACAGCAGTACGTCCGGGAGTTCCAGGCCGCCGTCGGCGACGTGTCGGACTTCCCGTTCCGCCTGCCGCAGGACCTCGCGCTCATCGTCCGCGTCTCGACGGTGCTCGAGGGCGTCACCCGCACGCTCGACGACGACTTCGACTTCATCACGACGGTCACCGACCTCGTGCGCGAGCGCTCCGGCGAGGAGGTGTCGGGTCTCGCCCGCGAGGAGATAGAGGGACAGGCGCGCGCCACGGTCCGGGGGCTGCTCGCCGTGCCCGTCCTCGCGGACGACGTGGCCGACACGGCGCTGCGCGGCGGGACGCTCGTGAACACCCTGTACGCGGACGACCCGAAGCCGTTCCGGCTGTTCGCGGCCCGGCTCGCGCTCGCGCTCGGCATCGGCGTCGGGGGGCTCGCCGCGACGGCGATGTACGTCTTCGGCGCGCCCTACGCGGCCGCCGGCTTCGGCGTCGTCGTCGCGTTCGCCGCGCTCGTGCTCGCGCGCACCTTCCGCCGCCCCACGAACAGGGGCATCGCGGCCGGCGCGCGCGTCGGCGCACGCAGCGTCACCCGGAACCGCGACCGCTGACGACGAGCACCCGGAGGTCGTTCACGTTCGTCCCGGTCGGGCCCGTCCCCACGAGCGCCCCGCGCTCCCCGAGATACGTCGCCGCGTCGTGACCGTCGAGCGCCCGCTCGGCCGCGCGGCGGTCGTGTACCGTTCCCTCGTCAACGACCGCGCCCGCGGCCTCCGCGTTCCCGTCCACCCCGTCGGTGTCGGCGGCCCCAACGACGATGCCCGGCTCCGAGAGTTCGAGCGCGGCGCTCAGCGCGAACTCCGTGTTCGGCCCGCCGACGCCGCCCGAGTCGCCCGAGCGTCCCAGACGAACGGTCGTCTCGCCCCCCGAAACGACGACCGCCGGTGGCGCAACGGGGTTCGCCGTGGCCCGTATCTCCTCGGCGACGGCGACGTGTGTCTTCGCGGCTTCGCGGGCCTCCCCTCGGACGCGCGTCGAGAGTAATAGGGGTGCGTGGCCGGCTTCGCGCGCCTCGGCCATCGCCGCCCGCGCCGCGGTGTGAGCGTTCGCGAGCACGTGGCTCGTCACGCGCTCGAAGGCCGAGTGGTCGGCGACCGGCGTCTCCCCGACCTCGCCGCGCGCGCCGGCGTCGAGCCGTTCAC from Halosegnis marinus carries:
- a CDS encoding AAA family ATPase, with protein sequence MNTPTLVVVCGLPGAGKTTVAEEVADRLDAAMLRTDVVRKELFSDPDYTDAEAEAVYDELFARAADALADGNVVLDATFRTRGFREGARATADRAGADFRLVSVECDDAVARERIRSRTDDESDADIRVYELFRDEYEPVERADLVVDNSGALPETFAQLDGL
- a CDS encoding ABC1 kinase family protein, which translates into the protein MSRREREEAVEPNTRTTLRRFVAVVRAFLPLAVAYARDRRRFLLFGGRREVDVEDRRRRAAYLLSVLLDLGPTFIKVGQILSTRPDVLPPAYIEELSSLQDEVPAADWSLIEPVVEAELGPVDEYFDDFDRTPISGASLGQVYIARHDGEKVAVKVLRPNIRERVEADLVVVETLLPLVLRFAPPGQAFTMENLADEFATTIRGEMNYADEAARLNEVRDNFADEPRVVVPPVVAERSTERVLTMEYVEGTKITDVDALESAGIDPSELVERLAEAYFRMIVEDGVFHADPHPGNLSVLDDGSIVFYDFGVVGRLSEQRRDQILDFYVGLARDDIDRVIDAFVEMGALDPDADRDLIREVFGLVIEQLRGQTFDNDEIQQYVREFQAAVGDVSDFPFRLPQDLALIVRVSTVLEGVTRTLDDDFDFITTVTDLVRERSGEEVSGLAREEIEGQARATVRGLLAVPVLADDVADTALRGGTLVNTLYADDPKPFRLFAARLALALGIGVGGLAATAMYVFGAPYAAAGFGVVVAFAALVLARTFRRPTNRGIAAGARVGARSVTRNRDR